CCACGTCGGTCGGATTGCGCTTGAGCTCGGTGAAGTTCTTGACCAAGTAATCGATTTCATCCGGAGAGAGCGCGAGGCCCATTTCCTTGTCGGCCTTCACTAGGGCATCGCGGCCCTGGTCGAGCACCGGAATCACGTTCAGCGGGCGCGGTTCTTCCTTGCTGAAGAGAACTTCCAAGGAGGCGGTGTCGGCGAAAACGGCCTGGGTCATGCGGTCGTGAATCTTGGCCGAGATTTTTTCGCGGGCACCGGCGGGCACAGCACCTTCAAACTTCACGTAGTAAGCGATAGCACGTTCGATGCGCTTGATGGCCGGAAGGCCGCAAATGTGAGCGATATCGGTAGCCTTCGAGCTCCAGGGGCTGATGGTACCCGGACGCGGGCACACCACAAAGAGTTCGCCTTCGAGAGCCTTGGGTTCGCGGGCCGGACCGTAGTGCAGCACCTTCTTCAAGGTTTCGGTTTCCGCATCGGTCAGGTCGGCGGACAAATCCACCACGTGCAGGAATTCGGCATAGACGGAAGCGACAGAGAGCCCCGCTGCCTTGAAATCGGAAGAAAGTTTCTGGAGACGGAAATCCGACAGAGCCGGCGTACCACGAAGAATGAGCATTATAAACCTCGGTTTAAATTTTTACGCCGTAAAGATAGAAAATTCATGCGGGACGAACCCCGTGATTCTATCCTATCGCTTCGCTCCAGGACGGCTTCGCCCTCCAGAATGACACGCAAGGTTACGAAGCAGCAAAACTCGTTTTGATATTTCGTAACCGCAGCTGTCTTGCGCTTAGCGCAATGACAACAAGAAAAAAACGGCCCGGAGAGCGGGTCGTTTTAAGCTTTTTTCTAACTCGTTGAGAGTCAAAAAGTTAAGATTATTCCTCGACTTCTTCCTCTTCTTCGCCTTCAGGCATTTCTTCTTCCTGGGCAACCGGAGCTTCACCCATCAGGGCGCCGACATCGATAGACTTGAGGCCCGAAAGGGTCTTGAGGTCAGTCTTCTTGTCCACATCCACCTTGTCGAAGGAAGAGACAATGAAGTAGGCGCTGGTGGCCTCGAAACGACGGGTCTTGTTAGCGATGCTGTTCGAGCCCTTCGTTGTCGGGAAATACTTGGCTTCGAGCTTGGCCAAGTCCGGCGAAGTCTTTGCCGTCTGGCTTGCCTCGCAGGCCATCGCCCACACGAGCTTGTTCACGTCGGCCGAGTTGTTCACGTACTCGAGAATCTTCTTGCCACCGTTGAACGAGGCTTCGGTAGTCTTGGTGTAGTGTTCCGTAGCCTGGCTTACGTAGTTGCCCTTCTGCATAAGGACAGTCGCGGCGATAGCCACAAGGAGAATGGTGAGGACAATCGAAATGTTCTTGATATTCATTTTCACTTCTCCTTATTCAAACTTGAACGCCTTGGGGGCTTCGATGCTGAAGTTTTCGGCAAACTTGTATTCGACAAGAGCCTTGTAGTCGGAATCCTTGAGCTTGCCCTTCACGAACTTGAAGGTCGCCACGCAGTTCTTGCCGCAGGCAATTTCCTTCACGCCACCCTCGTTCTTGAGGAGGAACTGTTCGGCAAGGCCGACAGCAGCGATATCGTTCTGCACCTGGGCCGGAATGCTTGCGGCGGTGTACATGTACGAAATCTGCTTGAAGCGGGCATCCTTGTCGTCAAAAATCTTCTGGACGTTGGCATCGAAAGCGGCTTCGGTCTTGGGGCCGGTGAGCGTCGCATAAACGAGTTTCCACGCCATGCCGTACTGGTCCATGGATTTCCACTGGTCCTGCAGGGCTGCGTTCACGGTAGCCTTGTAGTTACCGACCTGTTCCTTGACGGATGCCTGCGCCTGGTCGTTGTACTTACCCTTGAGCGTAAACATCAAGACGACAAGAGCCACGATGAGCACAGCATCGACAATGGCCAAAATCTTGAATTTTTTCATGTTCATATAAAATCCTTCGAATGGAATGGTTTTAACAAGAAAATAATACTTAATTTGAAAAAAGCAAGCAAATTTATAGAAAAAATTGCACCTAAAACGGCAAAAAAAAGCAAAGAACGCGGTTTTTTGTATATTTTTTGCAGAATGAGTGATACAAACGAACAAAAAAAGCTGCCATCGCAGATTATTTTCGAAAACCTGAAGGAATTCCTGCGGGCAAAGAACGCCGCGCACGAATCCATTTTCAAGTTCCACTGGAAAAAGATGTGGCCGTTCAACCGCATCTGGCCGCAGGTCGACTACGAACGCATCGTGCGCCTGATGAGCGAAATCCGCAAGAACATCATCGCGCAGCAGAACCTGGTTATAGTGGCAAAGGAAAAGGCCGAAAGTTTCGAGAAATCTTTCCTGGATGCAGTACCCGCCTACCTCAAGGCGCTGGACAAGAGCTGCGTAGGGCTTGCAGACATCGCGCAGTGGAAGCAGGACATGCTCTACAAGAAAATCCACCACGAGGCAAAACTGGTGCGCGATTCGAAGGGCTACAACGAACTTTTGAAAACCTACGAGAAAGAACAAGCGGACTTGGTCCGGGCCGGAGCGTTCGTGCAGGCCGGCTGGATGGAAATTGCCAGTAAGGTCTAAGGCCATATGCCCGCAATCAGTGTAGTCATCCCGGTCTATAACACGGAGTCGTATATCGCGGACTGCCTTGCGAGCATTCACGGGCAGACCTTTCAGGATTTCGAGGCCATCATTGTCGATGACGGCTCTACGGACGGGAGTGCAGGCTTTGCCAAGGAATTCGCCAGGGATGATTCTCGTTTCCGCATCGTAAGCCAGGAGAACAAGGGCCTTTCGGAAGCAAGGAACGCAGGAATCGATGTCGCTCAGGGCGACTGGATTACTTTCGTGGACAGCGACGACATGCTCGCCCCGAATTTTCTGCAGGCATTGCTCGATGCCGCAAGGTCAACAGGCGCAGACATCGTATGCTGTGCCAAGCATTTCTTTGGAGAAGGCAATCTAGTCGCAAGCAACGGGAAGTTCGCGGATTCCGGTATCGGGATGCCCGCCGGAAGCAAGATGCCCGCCGGAAGCAATATGCCCGCCGGAAGCGAGATGTCCGCCGGTATTAAACGGTGCGCGACGCTCTCCCCCGCCAAAGCGCTCGCGAACGCGCTGTACCAGAACGACAGGCCAGACTATTCTGCATGGAACAAACTCTATGCGACACGCCTCTGGAAAACGCGCCGATTCCCCGCAGGCAAGTATTTCGAGGATATGGCGACCATCCCGCAGGTATTCCTGGATGCGGGGCGCATCGCATTCGTGCCCGAGCCGCTCTACATGAACCGCAGGCATTCCGCAAGCATTCTCGCAACCGCATACAGCCGCAAGAAGGCAGAACTTTTGGACATTGCAGAAGCGGTATGCAGCCTGGTCGCAGGCAAGGGCGCTCTGCTCGAAAGGGCGGCACGGAGCAACCTCTTCAGCGCAAGCTGCAGCATCTTGATGCGCACGGGCGATACGCCCGAATTCGCAGACTACCGCGACCGCGCGTGGAAGCACATCCGGGAATTGCGACTGGGTGCATTGCTCAACCCGCGGACACGCTGCCGGAACAAGGCGGCCGCCCTGATTTCTTTTGCTGGCAGGGCAACGCTCGTGAAGGCGCTACGGAGGCACGGATGATCCCGAAGAAGATACACTTCTGCTGGTTTTCGGGAGAGCCCTTCCCGGAGAACATACAACGTTGTATAGACAGCTGGCACAAGTTTCTCCCTGACTTTGAACTTGTCCACTGGAATGCCGAGAAAGCGCGCGCCACGGGAATCCCGTGGGTTACCGGAGCGCTCGAGCAAAAACGCTGGGCATTTGCCGCCGATGCGGTACGACTGCACGCTCTCTACACGGAAGGCGGGTTCTACCTCGATACCGACGTAGAAGTCCTGCGCCCGATTGAACCGCTGTTGAACCGCCCGAACGCATTCGGGTACGAAAACGGTTCCCGCAGGATTGAAGCCGCAGTCATGGGATGCGAGGCAGGTTTTGCACCCGTAAAGGCGGCGCTGGATTATTACAAGTCACGCGAATTCACGTACTCGGAGAGCGACGTAGATGACATGGTGCTCCCGAAAATCCTTGCAGACGCATTCGCGCCGTTTACCGGAATCGAGATTCTGCCCGAGAGCGCGTTCTCGCCCAAGAGCTACATCGACGGGAAGGTGAGCGCGACAGAAGAAACCTACTGCATCCACCACTTCGATAGCGCCTGGCGACCTGAATCCGTGCGCAAGGGAATCCGCCGCAGGCAATGGCTATTTGCCACCTTCCCCCGCCCGCTGGCAAAAGCACTCGCGTACCCGCTTTCGCTGTGGACGAACCTCACGACACTCGGGTTAGCAGGAACCCTGAAAAAATTTTTTAGGCGCTAGCGCTTAAGCAAAAAGCGCGGGATAAACAGTTTGGGGAACCGCTTCAGGAACGGCAACGAAAACGACCACAACTGCGGGAGCTTGCGGAGGGCATCCTTCTTGTCGCGGTAGGCAAGCATCGAGAACCAGTGCGATTTCCAGATGTTCACCGCCTCCTTGTAGCGCGGGTGGTCGCTATAGCGGGCCAGCACCTTCAAGAAGGTTCCGTACATGAGCGTGTTGTCGAGCGACATGTTGTTGCCGTGCTGGCGATAATAGCAGCACTTTACGGGCAAGACGGGCAGCGAACCGCAAATCTTGAAGAATTTTAGCCACTGCGGGAAATCCTCGAACGGGAATTCCGCATCGTAAGCCCCGTGCTCGCGGAAAAAGTCGAGCCGAATCATCTCGGAACAGCCGTGCACCTCTTTCTTGCCCATAAAAAATTCGTCGAAGGTCACCCGCGGAATGGAGCGCGTGTATCGCGGGTCGCATTCCTCTCCGTGATTGCCGTCCTTGTCCATCAGCACAATCTGGCCAAAGCACAGCGGGTCTTCGGGGTGCGATTCCAGGTAGGCACTCTGTTTCTCGAGCCTGCCTGCGGGCATCATGTCGTCGGAGGCGAACGAGCAGAAATACTTGCCGCGCGCCATCGAGACAAGCTCGTTCATCGTCGCCACCACGCCCTTGTTAGGGCGATGCACGTAGGTAAAATGCAGTTCATCGCGCAGGCGTTCCAGAATTTCGGGAGAACTGTCCGTACTGCCATCATCGACCACGATGAGTTCAAAAGCGACACCCTTCTGCGCCATCACCGAACGCACGGCCGCTTCCACGAACTTCTCGTGATTGTAACTAGCCATCAGCACCGACACGAGCGGCGGGAGTTCGCGCTGTTCTGTTTCGGAGCCCTGCACAAAGGCCTTCACGTACACGTTCTCATCCATCTTTTCGGCAAACATGTTCGTTATGGAGTATTCCACTTGAGCCTCCTGACAGATACAGCAAGCGCGACAAAGGTCACGAAGTTTTCGAACGCGTAGGCAAACATCGGGCCGTGCATTTCGAACAGGCGAATCCCCACAAAGGTAGCGCCCGCAAACAGCAGGTTCGCGCCAACTTCAATTACAAGAAACAGTTTTGTTTCGCGACGGGCAATCAGCACCATCCCGAGGCACCACGCGCCCGAGCGGAAGAAATCGCCCAGCAACTGCACCGGCATGTAGTCGGCCGCAGGGGCGTACGTGCCCGAAAGGAGAATCGCCACCACGAGGCCGCGCCCGAAGTAGAGCGCAATGCAGAACAACAGCGTAAAGCCCACCATGCGGACAAATATCGGGTAGAATTCCTTGCGGAACGCTTCGCGCGTCATTTCCCGGCTGATGCGCGGCAGTATGAGCACGCCGAGGATAGCCGAGAAAATGGAGGCAAAGAAGTCCGATATCTTGTAGACGCCCTGCCAAATGCCCGCGGCGTTCCAGCCGAGTTCCGCCCCAACGAGCGAACGCACGAACATGAGGACCAGCGGGGCAATTATCATCGGCACGAGGCCCATCACAGCATACGACATCCACGGCCCGCGCGTATCGAGAACGGACTGCCGGAATTTTGCCAGGCTAAAGCCTGCATGCGACGCCACACGGGCGGCAAAGATACCCGCGACAATCGACTGCGTCGCAATGATGCTCAATACCGAAAGGCGACCCGTGTACAGGAAGAACGCCACCCACAGCATCTGGAAAAGCGAGGCGGCAATCTGAATAAATGCCCAGCGTTTCACGAGCCCGAGGCCGTTCATTACCGCAGAGCAGATAGAGACGATGTTGGCGGCAAGCATTCCCGGGAGCGCAAAGAGTATGGCCGCCTGGGCCAGGCGCGGATGCACCCCCGGCAGTAGCTTCTCGAGCGGGGCGGCGAAACAGAATATTGCCGCCAGAGCGCAGGTTATCACGGTCGCGAAAGTCGTGAGGCGAAAACCGCCACGCCAAATACCGTGCAAGTTTTTGAGATTATCCTTGTTCTGTGCGGTAAGGCTTACCCAGCCGTTCTGCATGGCAAGGCTCGATGTCGCCTGCCCGATGCTCATCCAGTTCATGAACTGGCCCACGCACGCGAATGCAGTAGGCGGCAAGAAAACGGCAAGCAGCTTGTTGATAACGAAGGCACGGAGCGTGTTGAAGAGCGTCACCGAACCCGAGCCGAAAAACAGCCGCCAAATTTTAGAGGAGCGATCCACCGTCAGCCACCTATCTCACGTATCACACGCGCAGGCACACCGCCAATGACGACATTCGCCGGGAACTCGCCCGATACCACGGAACCAGCCGCGACAACGGAATTCTTGCCGATGGTCGAGCCCTTCAGAATCATCACGCGGTCGCCAATCCAGACGTTGTCTCCAATAACCACCTTCCCCGTTTTCGGGTTTCCATCGATGCGTTTCGACGGGTCAATCTCGTGGAAATCGCTGTCGAGCACGGTCACCGAGGAGCCCACAAGCACGTTATCGCCAATCTCGATTCCCTCGCCTTCAGATACGGCGGTGAACCGGTTGCAAATCTGGCAGTTCTTGCCGATGGAAATTTTTGAGTCAACGTTGCGCGGGTTCAAGAACTCGTACGATGTCCAGAAACCAGCATCTTCCATAAAGCCGAATACCGTGCCCTCGCCCACAGACACACGCCCCTTCCCTTCACAGAGCACAGGCGCAACGGAACGGAACTTTCCTTCGGGTTTCGCGGTCGAGATGCACTTATAGAAGCTCACGCGCGAGGTTCGCACCAGCTTGCGGATGATTCTAGCAAACAAACTCATTCAGCGCTCCTATAATTTCGGTGACCTCGGCGTCCGTAAGCACCTGCGACACGGGGATGCTCAATACAGTCTCGCCCATCGCCTCTGCAATCGGGAACTTGGGATTAGCGGGCAAAAGAACGTCCATTGCACCGTTTATTGCGCCGCCCTCCGGCCCAGCCGCGTAGGCCTGCTGCAAATGCGGAGGAATCGGGTAAAAGATGAGCGTCCCGATACCGCGTGCCTCGAGATACTTTTGCAGGGCATCGCGCACCCGCCGGTCAGGCGTGCGCACCGTAAACACGTGCCACACGTGCTCCCGCGGGTCTGCAGGGATTTCGGGCAATCGCACCAGCGGGTTATGCACCTCGCGCACGTAGCGGGCAGCAATTTCGCGCCTCCGCTCATTCCACGCATCAAGATGCGGGAGTTTCGCAAGCAAGAAGGCCGCCTGAATTTCGTCCAGGCGGGAATTGACGCCGCGGTAACGGTTCACGTACTTCTGTTCAGAACCGTAGTTGCCGAGCATCCGCACCACGCGGGCAAGTTCGGCATCGTCGGTCAGGACCATGCCCGCATCGCCGAGCGCCCCGAGGTTTTTCGTCGGGTAGAAACTGTAGGCGACCGCGGCGCTTTTCATACCCGCTTCAGCGCTTTTCGAATCGGCGGGCATCTCAGCGCAGGCATTAAACCGCGCACCGTGCGACTGCGCGGCATCCTCGAAAAGAAGGAGGTCGCGCGTCTTGGCAAACTCGCCAATAGCCTTCATGTCAGCCAGGCGCCCATACAGGTGCACCGCAAGAATCCCGCGCGTCTTTTCCGTGCAGGCATCCGCAAGCCGTTGCGGGTCGATATTGAAAGTCCTTTCGTCAGGTTCCACGAGCACGGGCACGAGCCCCGCCGCATTTACCGCAAGCACCGTCGCGATGTAGGTATTCGCGGGCACAAGAATTTCGCTACCCGGAGCCAGGTGGCCAAGTTCAATGGATGCACGGAGCATCAGCGTGAGGGCATCAAGCCCGTTCCCGACACCTACCCCATGCGCAAAACCGGAGTAGGCGGCAAATTCCTTCTCGAAGCGTTCGCAATAGGTACCGCGGATGTACCAGCCCGATTCCACGACCGCCGAGGCAGCGTCCTTCAAAGCGTCCATGTAGGGAGCATTCACCTGTTTCAAGTCAAGGAAAGGAATCTTCATTACCGCTCCTTCTTGAACTTGAGGTATTCGCCGTAATCGCGCCAGTAGTCGCTCTCGTCAAACTCGTGCGAAGTGAGCACCAGGCAAATGGAACCCGAAGAGAACCCGAGTTCCTCGGCCCACACTCCGGGCGGAATATGCAGCCCAAAATACGGGCGGTCCAGGCGATAAACCTTCTCGCTCTCGCCGTCAGAAACCTTGATATCGAAAGCACCGCTCGCCGCGACCAGCAACTGGTGGCATTCCTTGTGGGCATGCCCACCGCGCGTCACGCCGCCGGGAATATCGTACAGGTAAAAAACACGCTTGATATCGAAGGGAATCTCCTTCGAATTCTGGATAGGCGTAAGGCTACCCGAACGCTCACTTATCCTCGGGAGTTCAATGAGCGAGCACATGTCGATGCGGGCTTTCTTCAAATCCTGCTCGTTCATTTGCGTACCTCGCGGATAAACTCGTCAAAATCGCGGATGTAGTCCTCCTCGGAAAAATCCGCCGAAGAAACGACTAGCGCAAGCGAATTGGTCGAGAAGTTGTCGAGGGTCCTGAAGTGCATCGGGGGCAGGTAGAGCCCGTAGTACGAGCGCGAAAGGGAATAGCGCTTTTCTTCTACGCCGTCGTGCACCACCACGTCGAAACTGCCCGAAAGCGCGACGATGAATTCCTTCTCCGTCCTGAAAGCATGGCTTCCGCGCAGGCAACCGCCCGGCACGTCGTAAATCCAGTAGGTGCGCCGGATTTCGAACGGGACATGCTTTCCCGATTCCAAAAAGCTCAAGTTTCCGCGTTCGTCGAGGAACTTGGGCAGCTGGATGATTTGCGCTTTTTCTTCAAAATTCGGCATATTACGAAAGTAATATACAAATTTTGGTGTTTTGGAGGCGGTAGATTTGTATCTTTAAGGCATGTTCAGCGTTTTGCCATACGATTCGCACCTCGAGGCGCGATGGGACCGGTTCGTGATGAGCGAATCGGTGAACGGCACCTTTTTGCAGACAAGGCGATTCCTGAACTACCACCCGCAGGGGCGATTCAAGGACGCCTCCTTCATGCTGGAATCGAGCGGCACGATTGTCGCCGCATTCCCCGGGATTCTTACCGATGCAGGGCAGTGGATTTCGCACCAGGGTTCCACCTTCGGCGGGCCCGTAATTTCCAGGAACTTCTATACCGCAGAGCGCGTCATGCACATCATGGAATGTGCGGAAAATTACCTGAAGGGCTTCTGCAGGAGCGTGAAGATGCGGCCCACATCGAGCCTGTTCTCGCAGGAACCGACCGACCTCCTGGAATACGTGCTGGAGCACCGCGGGTACACGCGCAATTCCGAACTGAGCGCCGTGTGCACGCTGGAGGCAGGCAAGGACCCGCTCGAGAACTGCGAAAAGACATGCCGCTCGGTATTCCGCAAGTCGCAAAACTTCAATCTCGAGTACCGCGAAATGACCGACGCGGAACTGCCCGAATTCTACAGGCACCTGAGCAACCTGGAATCAAAGTTCGGCACAAAACCCGTGCACACGCTCGAGGAACTGCTCGACCTGCGCCATAACCGCATTGCAGACGAAGTAAAGTTCCGTGCCCTGTGGATGCGCGACACGGACCATGCAAATAGAGAAAAGTTCGTTGCCGGCATGATGCTATTTGATTTTAAACAAACTAACGTACGCCACGCGCAGTACATCGCCCCGAACGAGGAAATCCGCGAGTTCCAGCCCACGACCGCCATGTACATAAACGTAATGCGCGAGGCAGCCCAAGACGGCATCAGCAAGTTTTCGTGGGGAACATCCAACGGCATGGCGGGGGGCGCCTTGAACCTGCCCCTGTTCAAGTTCAAGGAATCCCTCGGTGCAAAGCCCTCGCTGAACCTGATTTACAGCAAAGAAGAACTGCCGGGATAACCCCCAAATCGTCATCCCCGCGACCTTAGTTGTCATCCTGGAGGGAGCAACGCGACCGATAGGATCCAAAAGCTAGTTGTCTTGAACACAGCAGACTCTCGCGCAGACAGCGCAAAGAACCCGAAAAACAAGCCCAAAAGGCAAATATTTGTAAAAAGTTGCATTTTTGTGCAGTGAACCTATTGACAATTGCCCAATTGTGCATTATATTTAGGAATATAAATTCATAATGCGAGGTTTATCATGGATAACAGCAAACGCAAGGAACTGACCACCCGTCAGGAAGAAATCTACGAATACATCAAGAAGTATTCCCGCGAAAACCACATGCCGCCCACCGTCCGCGAAATCGGCAACCATTTCGAGATTTCCTCGACAAACGGCGTGCGCTCTATCCTCGCCGCCCTCATCAAGAAGGGCTACATCAACCGCTCCCCGCGCCTCAGCCGCGGCATCGAGATTGTGGATACTGACGGTTCCGCCGCCGATTCCGCACCGAGCAACACCATCGAGATTCCCATTATCGGCCGCGTGGCCGCGGGTACGCCCATCCTCGCCGTACAAAACCTCGAAGGAACGGTCACCATCGACCGCGACTTCCTCGCCTGCCGTTCCGACGTATTTGCCCTGCGCGTCAAGGGCGATTCCATGATCAATGCCGGCATCTTCGACGGCGACCTCATCTTCGCCCGCCAGCAGCGCTCTGCCGAACGCGGCGAAATCATCGTGGCGCAGGTCAACAACGAGGCCACCGTCAAGTACTACCAGCCGCAGCACGACCACATCGAGCTCAAGCCCGCTAACCCGAAGTACCGCCCCATCATCGTGAACAAGGGCAGCGACTTCTCCATCGCGGGCCGCGTCATCGGCGTGATGCGCAAGGTGAACTAAGCGCGAAATTCATTTATACAGAAAACCCTGCCGGTGCGGCAGGGTTTTTCGCTTTTTAAGACCCTCGCCTTTGCGAGGGTGACGAAATAGGCTTTGCGAGGGTGACGAAATAGGCTTGTCGAGGGCGACGAAGCGGGCTAGTCGAGGGTATGGACCAGCAGGCCGTCACGCAGCTTGGGTTCGAACCAGGTGCTCTTCGGCGGCATGATTTCGCCCGCATCGGCGATGTTCATGAGCTGGTCGAGCGTAGTCGGGTACATCGCGAACGCGCAGGCGCATTCACCGCTGTCGACGCGCTTCACCAGTTCGCCGAGACCGCGGATGCCACCGACGAAGTCGATGCGCTTGGAGGTACGCGGGTCGTCGATGTCGAAAATCGGCTTCAGCACGAGCTTCTGGAGCAAGGCCACGTCGAGGCTGTCGACCGGGCCCAGGTTCTTGAGGAACTTGTCCTTGAACGTGCAGGCGTACCACTTGCCCTGCAGGTACATATTCACCTGGTTCTGCTTTGCCGGGTGCTGCATCTCGGCGAGCGGCTCAATATCGAACACCTGCTTCAGCTCTTCCATGAGCTGCTCCGGCGTGCGGCCGTTCAGGTCCTTCAGCACGCGGTTGTAGTCCAGAATCTTGAGTTGCGTGCTCGGGAACAGGATGGCCAGGTAGCGGTTGTATTCTTCCTCGCCCGTGTTCTTCGGGTTCTGTTCCGCGCGGTAGCTTGCAGCGCGGGCTCCGGCGGCACTGCGGTGGTGACCGTCGGCAATGTAGCTCACCGGAATCTGTTCAAAGCTCTTGCGGATGGCGGCAATCTCGGCATCGTCATCGATAATCCAGACCGTGTGGCCAAAGCCGTCGCCGTCGCTCACGAAGTCGTAAACAGGCTTGCGCTTGGTAACGGCACCGAAAAGGTCGAACTGGCCGTTGTCGCGATAAGTGAGGAACACCGGACCGGTATTGGCGTTGGTGTCGAGCACGTGGCGCAGGCGGTCTTCTTCCTTGTCGGCGCGGGTAAGTTCGTGTTTCTTGATAATGCCGTTGAAGTAGTCGGCGGCGGGCACGGTGCACACCAGGCCGTACTGTTCGCGGCCGTTCATCGTCTGGCGGTAAACGTACAGGCAGTCCTTCTTGTCGTGCGCAATGACGCCATCGGCAATCATCTTGTCGAGGTTCGCACGGGCATGCGCATAGACCTTCGGGTCGTACGGGTCAACGCTGTCGTCAAGTTCGATTTCGGCACGGGTCACGCGCAGGTAGGAATGCGGGAGCCCTTCGGCCATGGCCTTGGCTTCGGCGCGGTTCATCACGTCGTAAGGGAGAGCGGAAATGTCCTTGGCCTCGGCGGGGTTCACCGGGCGAAGGGCCTTGAACGGATAGATGTGCATCATGGGCTTCTTTCCTTTGTGAGATTCCTTGATTAAAACTTCGTCCTCGGAAATGAGGTTGTGGATATAGCCGGTCTTGCCTTCAATCCACTTCTTCTTGCGGTAACTGACAACGAAATACGCAATGAAGAAGAAAATGAATCCGGTGATAGCGGCAACGATGGTTATACCAATCATGAAGGCGAGCAGGTGACCGGCGGCATTTTCCCAGAGGTTCTTGACAATATCCAAGCAGTTGCGGATAGACATGCGTTCGAATTCACCCAGAAAGTCAAACTTGATCGGGTCGGGGTCGACAATCTTGCAACCGATATAGTAGCCCGAGGGGTAGAATATGCCGAACTGGGTCACGGGGTTTGCCACGAAGTCGGCCACGACACCCGGAACCTTCGGCAGGCGGAACAGCGCACAGATAGCCACGGTAAGGATGATGGCAAAACCGATGGTAGGCCACACGCCAATAAACACGCCAATAAATACGGACCACGCGACCTTCAAGGAATCCTGGCGACGAGGAAACATGCGATTGTAGTAAATACGGCTCAAGCGCTTGTACTTGGATTCCTGCTTGCGCGCAGGTTGATGGTGACGAAGTTTCATAAGCGCGCACAAAGATAGAAATTAGACGAAAGATGCGAGGCGAAAGACAAAAGAAAATCTCGGAAATTCTATTTTTTGTGGTATGAAGCACGTTATTTCAAAGGAAGGATTCGAAAAATACAAGGCAGAATGGGAACAGCTCAAGTACGTGGAGCGCCCCGCCATGATAAACCAGGTACAGGCGGC
The Fibrobacter sp. UWR3 genome window above contains:
- a CDS encoding glycosyltransferase family 2 protein, whose translation is MPAISVVIPVYNTESYIADCLASIHGQTFQDFEAIIVDDGSTDGSAGFAKEFARDDSRFRIVSQENKGLSEARNAGIDVAQGDWITFVDSDDMLAPNFLQALLDAARSTGADIVCCAKHFFGEGNLVASNGKFADSGIGMPAGSKMPAGSNMPAGSEMSAGIKRCATLSPAKALANALYQNDRPDYSAWNKLYATRLWKTRRFPAGKYFEDMATIPQVFLDAGRIAFVPEPLYMNRRHSASILATAYSRKKAELLDIAEAVCSLVAGKGALLERAARSNLFSASCSILMRTGDTPEFADYRDRAWKHIRELRLGALLNPRTRCRNKAAALISFAGRATLVKALRRHG
- a CDS encoding glycosyltransferase family 32 protein, giving the protein MIPKKIHFCWFSGEPFPENIQRCIDSWHKFLPDFELVHWNAEKARATGIPWVTGALEQKRWAFAADAVRLHALYTEGGFYLDTDVEVLRPIEPLLNRPNAFGYENGSRRIEAAVMGCEAGFAPVKAALDYYKSREFTYSESDVDDMVLPKILADAFAPFTGIEILPESAFSPKSYIDGKVSATEETYCIHHFDSAWRPESVRKGIRRRQWLFATFPRPLAKALAYPLSLWTNLTTLGLAGTLKKFFRR
- a CDS encoding glycosyltransferase translates to MEYSITNMFAEKMDENVYVKAFVQGSETEQRELPPLVSVLMASYNHEKFVEAAVRSVMAQKGVAFELIVVDDGSTDSSPEILERLRDELHFTYVHRPNKGVVATMNELVSMARGKYFCSFASDDMMPAGRLEKQSAYLESHPEDPLCFGQIVLMDKDGNHGEECDPRYTRSIPRVTFDEFFMGKKEVHGCSEMIRLDFFREHGAYDAEFPFEDFPQWLKFFKICGSLPVLPVKCCYYRQHGNNMSLDNTLMYGTFLKVLARYSDHPRYKEAVNIWKSHWFSMLAYRDKKDALRKLPQLWSFSLPFLKRFPKLFIPRFLLKR
- a CDS encoding O-antigen translocase, which gives rise to MDRSSKIWRLFFGSGSVTLFNTLRAFVINKLLAVFLPPTAFACVGQFMNWMSIGQATSSLAMQNGWVSLTAQNKDNLKNLHGIWRGGFRLTTFATVITCALAAIFCFAAPLEKLLPGVHPRLAQAAILFALPGMLAANIVSICSAVMNGLGLVKRWAFIQIAASLFQMLWVAFFLYTGRLSVLSIIATQSIVAGIFAARVASHAGFSLAKFRQSVLDTRGPWMSYAVMGLVPMIIAPLVLMFVRSLVGAELGWNAAGIWQGVYKISDFFASIFSAILGVLILPRISREMTREAFRKEFYPIFVRMVGFTLLFCIALYFGRGLVVAILLSGTYAPAADYMPVQLLGDFFRSGAWCLGMVLIARRETKLFLVIEVGANLLFAGATFVGIRLFEMHGPMFAYAFENFVTFVALAVSVRRLKWNTP
- a CDS encoding acyltransferase, whose amino-acid sequence is MSLFARIIRKLVRTSRVSFYKCISTAKPEGKFRSVAPVLCEGKGRVSVGEGTVFGFMEDAGFWTSYEFLNPRNVDSKISIGKNCQICNRFTAVSEGEGIEIGDNVLVGSSVTVLDSDFHEIDPSKRIDGNPKTGKVVIGDNVWIGDRVMILKGSTIGKNSVVAAGSVVSGEFPANVVIGGVPARVIREIGG
- a CDS encoding DegT/DnrJ/EryC1/StrS aminotransferase family protein → MKIPFLDLKQVNAPYMDALKDAASAVVESGWYIRGTYCERFEKEFAAYSGFAHGVGVGNGLDALTLMLRASIELGHLAPGSEILVPANTYIATVLAVNAAGLVPVLVEPDERTFNIDPQRLADACTEKTRGILAVHLYGRLADMKAIGEFAKTRDLLLFEDAAQSHGARFNACAEMPADSKSAEAGMKSAAVAYSFYPTKNLGALGDAGMVLTDDAELARVVRMLGNYGSEQKYVNRYRGVNSRLDEIQAAFLLAKLPHLDAWNERRREIAARYVREVHNPLVRLPEIPADPREHVWHVFTVRTPDRRVRDALQKYLEARGIGTLIFYPIPPHLQQAYAAGPEGGAINGAMDVLLPANPKFPIAEAMGETVLSIPVSQVLTDAEVTEIIGALNEFVC
- a CDS encoding FdtA/QdtA family cupin domain-containing protein gives rise to the protein MNEQDLKKARIDMCSLIELPRISERSGSLTPIQNSKEIPFDIKRVFYLYDIPGGVTRGGHAHKECHQLLVAASGAFDIKVSDGESEKVYRLDRPYFGLHIPPGVWAEELGFSSGSICLVLTSHEFDESDYWRDYGEYLKFKKER
- a CDS encoding FdtA/QdtA family cupin domain-containing protein — protein: MPNFEEKAQIIQLPKFLDERGNLSFLESGKHVPFEIRRTYWIYDVPGGCLRGSHAFRTEKEFIVALSGSFDVVVHDGVEEKRYSLSRSYYGLYLPPMHFRTLDNFSTNSLALVVSSADFSEEDYIRDFDEFIREVRK